A window of Mycolicibacterium holsaticum DSM 44478 = JCM 12374 genomic DNA:
CTGGGCCCCGACCATCCGGTCACGGGCGGCTATCCGGTGATCGGGGTGCTGACCGACGAGGACGTCGACAAGATGGCCCAGATCCGTCCGGGGCAGACCGTGCGGATGCGGTGGTCACGTCCGCGGCAGCCGTTCGCGGCGTGACCGCGCGGTCACCCTCACCCGCGCCCGGCGGACTCACGAAAAATGACGGCCGGGACTGGTAGAACGACAGTGTGCACCCACAGGTCTTTAACCCTCCGCATGTGCGCGGCCTTCACACCGCACGCCTGATTCACACCGCCGACCTCGACAGCGAGACCCGCGAGGACGCGCGCCGAATGGTGATCGAGGCGTTCGGCGGTGAGTTCACCGACGCCGACTGGGAACACTCCCTCGGCGGGATGCACGCCGTCATCTTCGATCACGGCGCGGTGATCGCCCACGGCGCGGTGGTTCAGCGCAGCCTGCTGTACGGCGACACCGCGCTGCGCTGCGGCTATGTCGAAGGCGTCGCGGTCCGCGAGGACTGGCGCGGCCAGGGGCTCGCGCAGGCCGTGATGGACGCCGTCGAGCAGGTGCTGCGCGGCGCCTACCAACTCGGCGCGCTGAGCGTCACCGAAGAAGGCCGGCGCATCTACATCGCCCGCGGCTGGCTGCCGTGGCAGGGGCCGACGTCGGTGCTGGCACCCGACGGCGTGACCCGCACACCCGACGACGACCACGCGCTGTTCGTGCTGCCGACCGGCTTACCGAAGAGCCTAGACCTCGACCCGACGGCCGAGATCACCTGTGATTGGCGCGACGGCGACGTCTGGTAGTGGGCGGGCTCTCCCGCGCACCGGGCGCTCGATACGTCGGGGCAACGGGCACTTAATCGCTTGGAAACATGAGCTGAATACACAGGTCCCATGAGTGAGCCCGACTGGGCACCCCTCACCGGCTTCCGGGTGGCGGTGACCTCCGCCCGCCGCGCCGACGAACTGGCCGCGCTGTTGCAACGCCGCGGTGCGGCGGTGACCAGCGCCGCGGCGATCACCATGGTTCCGCTGCCCGACGATGATGCGTTACGGGCGAACACCGAGGCCCTGATCGCCGCACCGCCCGACATCGTGATCGCCACGACGGGGATAGGGCTGCGGGGCTGGATCGAGGCCGCCGACGGCTGGGGGCTGGCCGGCGACCTGACCGCCGCGCTGACCAGGGCGCGCGTCGTGTCACGCGGGCCGAAGGCGACCGGCGCGTTGCGCGCCGCCGGACTGCACGAGGAATGGTCACCGGAGTCGGAATCGTCCCGTGAGGTGCTGCACTATCTGGTCGACGGCGGCATCGCCGGAAAGCGTATCGCCGTGCAGTTGCACGGGGCCACCGAGCAGTGGGAT
This region includes:
- a CDS encoding GNAT family N-acetyltransferase, yielding MRGLHTARLIHTADLDSETREDARRMVIEAFGGEFTDADWEHSLGGMHAVIFDHGAVIAHGAVVQRSLLYGDTALRCGYVEGVAVREDWRGQGLAQAVMDAVEQVLRGAYQLGALSVTEEGRRIYIARGWLPWQGPTSVLAPDGVTRTPDDDHALFVLPTGLPKSLDLDPTAEITCDWRDGDVW